The following proteins are co-located in the Solea solea chromosome 21, fSolSol10.1, whole genome shotgun sequence genome:
- the exoc6 gene encoding exocyst complex component 6 isoform X1, whose product MARDRVHAALPDPPIQNEEDNNEAEKAFGNVFAELESVDLPLGTTLRSIYDDQPNAHKRFMEKLDARIRNHDREIEKMCNFHHQGFVDAITELLKVRTDAEKLMGQVTDTNRRLQDAGREVTAQTHEVICCRIQQRNMVTTVEKLQLCIPVLEMYSKLKEQLETKRYYAALKTMEQLEKVYIPRVSKYRFCQIMAENLPRLREEIKEISMSDLKDFLESIRKHSDKVGEAAMRQAQQHRTFNSAIAKQVNLGHYTKPMYSLNGRTHTHNDLMFDEDIGDEDDADEGVLTAQDLVDFSPVYRCLHIYTVLGDRETFENYYRKQRKKQARLVLQPQANMHETVEGYRRYFNQIVGFFVVEDHILHSTQGLVTRAFTDELWNMALSKIIAVLRTHSSYCDDPDLVLELKNLIVIFADTLQDYGFTVNRLFDLLFEVRDQYNETLLKKWALVFREIFELDNYSPIPVETEEEYKLVVSRFPFHDAEIEKQEFPKKLPMSQSVPQIYTQVKELIYASLKFSESLHRSSTEIDDMLRKSTNLLLTRTLSSCLQNLIKKPHTGLTELVQIIINTTHLEQACRYLEEFITNITNVSPETVHTTRLYGLSTFKDARHAAEGEIYTKLNQKIDEFIQLADYEWGMAESDGRASGYLMDLINFLRSTFQVFTHLPNNNNDHASMSGKVAQTACMSACKHLSTSLMQMLLDTELKQISMGAIQQFNLDVIQCELFASSEPVPGFQGDTLQLAFIDLRQLLDLFMVWDWSTYLADYGQPTCKYLRVNPATALALLEKMKDTSKKNNIFSQFRKNDRDKQKLIETVVKQLRSLVNGMSS is encoded by the exons ATGGCTCGTGACAGGGTCCATGCTGCTTTACCTGACCCTCCCATTCAAAATGAGGAGGACAACAATGAAGCGGAGAAAGCGTTTGGGAATGTTTTTGCAGAGTTGGAATCTGTGGACCTGCCTCTAGGAACAACCTTGAG GTCTATTTACGATGACCAGCCCAATGCACACAAACGTTTCATGGAAAAGCTGGATGCCAGGATAAGGAATCATGACCGTGAGATTGAGAAGATGTGCAATTTTCACCACCAGGGTTTTGTGGACGCCATCACAGAGCTCCTCAAAGTCCGCACTGATGCAGAGAAACTGATG ggtcaAGTGACAGACACTAATCGAAGATTACAAGATGCTGGGAGGGAG GTGACAGCGCAGACACATGAGGTGATTTGCTGTCGAATCCAACAGAGGAACATGGTCACTACTGTTGAGAAGCTCCAGCTCTGTATACCAG TACTAGAGATGTACAGCAAACTGAAAGAGCAGCTGGAAACCAAAAG ATACTATGCTGCACTAAAAACCATGGAGCAGCTAGAGAAGGTCTACATTCCCAG GGTCAGCAAATACAGATTCTGTCAAATCATGGCAGAAAATCTACCCAGGCTGAGAGAAGAGATCAAGGAGATCTCTATGTCAGACCTCAAGGACTTCCTTGAGAGCATCAGAAAACACTCCGACAAGGTTGGAGAGGCTGCCATGAGACAG GCACAGCAGCACAGGACCTTTAACAGTGCTATAGCGAAGCAGGTCAATTTGGGCCACTACACAAAGCCTATGTACTCCCTCAATGGacgaacacacactcacaacgaCCTGATGTTTGACGAGGATATAGGAGATGAAGATGACGCAGATGAAGGG GTTCTTACCGCTCAGGACCTGGTGGACTTCTCACCTGTCTACAGatgtttacacatttacacagtgcTG GGTGACCGAGAAACATTTGAGAACTACTAcaggaaacagaggaaaaaacaggCCAGACTAGTGCTGCAGCCACAGGCTAATATG CATGAGACTGTTGAGGGATACAGGAGATATTTCAACCAGATCGTAGG GTTCTTTGTTGTGGAGGACCATATCCTCCATTCCACACAAGGGCTGGTGACCAGAGCTTTCACTGATGAACTGTGGAACATGGCCCTGTCGAAAATCATCGCTGTTCTCCGCACACATTCT TCGTATTGTGATGACCCAGATCTGGTGCTGGAGCTGAAGAACCTGATAGTCATCTTTGCTGACACACTACAG GATTATGGTTTCACCGTGAACCGCCTGTTTGACCTGCTTTTTGAGGTCAGAGACCAGTACAATGAAACCTTGCTGAAGAAGTGGGCTCTAGTTTTCAG GGAGATCTTTGAGTTGGATAACTATAGTCCGATCCCAGTTGAGACAGAAGAGGAGTACAAACTGGTTGTCAGTCGCTTTCCCTTCCATGATGCAGAAATAGAGAAG CAGGAATTTCCAAAGAAGCTGCCGATGTCCCAGTCTGTCCCTCAGATCTACACACAGGTCAAAGAGTTAATTTACGCCAGCCTCAAGTTCTCAGAGTCACTACACCGCAG TTCAACAGAGATTGATGACATGCTGAGGAAATCAACCAACTTGCTTCTGACGAGAACACTCAGCAGTTGTCTGCAAAACCTCATTAAGAAGCCTCACACAGGACTGACAGAG CTGGTGCAAATCATCATTAACACCACCCACCTGGAGCAGGCCTGCAGGTATCTGGAGGAATTCATAACAAACATCACCAATGTCTCCCCTGAAACAGTGCACACCACAAGACTCTATGGCTTATCCACATTCAAG GATGCTCGTCATGCTGCAGAGGGAGAAATTTACACCAAACTCAACCAGAAGATTGATGAGTTTATCCAGCTTGCAGACTATGAATGGGGCATGGCTGAGTCAGATGGTCGTGCCTCTGGATACCTCATGGACCTGATCAACTTCCTGCGTTCCACCTTCCAAGTTTTCACACACCTCCCG aataacaacaatgacCATGCTTCGATGTCG ggtAAAGTGGCACAGACAGCTTGTATGTCAGCCTGTAAACATctgtccacatcactgatgcAAATGCTGCTGGATACAGAACTCAAACAGATCAGTATGGGAGCCATTCAGCAATTCAACCTGGATGTCattcagtgtgaat TGTTTGCAAGTTCAGAGCCCGTCCCTGGTTTCCAAGGAGACACACTCCAGCTGGCCTTCATCGACCTACGACAG CTCCTGGATCTGTTCATGGTGTGGGACTGGTCAACCTATTTGGCAGATTATGGTCAGCCAACGTGCAAATACCTGAGAGTGAATCCAGCCACTGCCTTGGCTCTACTTGAGAA gATGAAGGACACCAGTAAGAAGAACAACATTTTCTCTCAGTTCAGGAAGaatgacagagacaaacagaagcTGATAGAGACTGTGGTCAAACAGCTGAGGAGCCTGGTCAACGGCATGTCCTcctaa
- the exoc6 gene encoding exocyst complex component 6 isoform X2, giving the protein MARDRVHAALPDPPIQNEEDNNEAEKAFGNVFAELESVDLPLGTTLRSIYDDQPNAHKRFMEKLDARIRNHDREIEKMCNFHHQGFVDAITELLKVRTDAEKLMGQVTDTNRRLQDAGREVTAQTHEVICCRIQQRNMVTTVEKLQLCIPVLEMYSKLKEQLETKRYYAALKTMEQLEKVYIPRVSKYRFCQIMAENLPRLREEIKEISMSDLKDFLESIRKHSDKVGEAAMRQAQQHRTFNSAIAKQVNLGHYTKPMYSLNGRTHTHNDLMFDEDIGDEDDADEGVLTAQDLVDFSPVYRCLHIYTVLGDRETFENYYRKQRKKQARLVLQPQANMHETVEGYRRYFNQIVGFFVVEDHILHSTQGLVTRAFTDELWNMALSKIIAVLRTHSSYCDDPDLVLELKNLIVIFADTLQDYGFTVNRLFDLLFEVRDQYNETLLKKWALVFREIFELDNYSPIPVETEEEYKLVVSRFPFHDAEIEKQEFPKKLPMSQSVPQIYTQVKELIYASLKFSESLHRSSTEIDDMLRKSTNLLLTRTLSSCLQNLIKKPHTGLTELVQIIINTTHLEQACRYLEEFITNITNVSPETVHTTRLYGLSTFKDARHAAEGEIYTKLNQKIDEFIQLADYEWGMAESDGRASGYLMDLINFLRSTFQVFTHLPGKVAQTACMSACKHLSTSLMQMLLDTELKQISMGAIQQFNLDVIQCELFASSEPVPGFQGDTLQLAFIDLRQLLDLFMVWDWSTYLADYGQPTCKYLRVNPATALALLEKMKDTSKKNNIFSQFRKNDRDKQKLIETVVKQLRSLVNGMSS; this is encoded by the exons ATGGCTCGTGACAGGGTCCATGCTGCTTTACCTGACCCTCCCATTCAAAATGAGGAGGACAACAATGAAGCGGAGAAAGCGTTTGGGAATGTTTTTGCAGAGTTGGAATCTGTGGACCTGCCTCTAGGAACAACCTTGAG GTCTATTTACGATGACCAGCCCAATGCACACAAACGTTTCATGGAAAAGCTGGATGCCAGGATAAGGAATCATGACCGTGAGATTGAGAAGATGTGCAATTTTCACCACCAGGGTTTTGTGGACGCCATCACAGAGCTCCTCAAAGTCCGCACTGATGCAGAGAAACTGATG ggtcaAGTGACAGACACTAATCGAAGATTACAAGATGCTGGGAGGGAG GTGACAGCGCAGACACATGAGGTGATTTGCTGTCGAATCCAACAGAGGAACATGGTCACTACTGTTGAGAAGCTCCAGCTCTGTATACCAG TACTAGAGATGTACAGCAAACTGAAAGAGCAGCTGGAAACCAAAAG ATACTATGCTGCACTAAAAACCATGGAGCAGCTAGAGAAGGTCTACATTCCCAG GGTCAGCAAATACAGATTCTGTCAAATCATGGCAGAAAATCTACCCAGGCTGAGAGAAGAGATCAAGGAGATCTCTATGTCAGACCTCAAGGACTTCCTTGAGAGCATCAGAAAACACTCCGACAAGGTTGGAGAGGCTGCCATGAGACAG GCACAGCAGCACAGGACCTTTAACAGTGCTATAGCGAAGCAGGTCAATTTGGGCCACTACACAAAGCCTATGTACTCCCTCAATGGacgaacacacactcacaacgaCCTGATGTTTGACGAGGATATAGGAGATGAAGATGACGCAGATGAAGGG GTTCTTACCGCTCAGGACCTGGTGGACTTCTCACCTGTCTACAGatgtttacacatttacacagtgcTG GGTGACCGAGAAACATTTGAGAACTACTAcaggaaacagaggaaaaaacaggCCAGACTAGTGCTGCAGCCACAGGCTAATATG CATGAGACTGTTGAGGGATACAGGAGATATTTCAACCAGATCGTAGG GTTCTTTGTTGTGGAGGACCATATCCTCCATTCCACACAAGGGCTGGTGACCAGAGCTTTCACTGATGAACTGTGGAACATGGCCCTGTCGAAAATCATCGCTGTTCTCCGCACACATTCT TCGTATTGTGATGACCCAGATCTGGTGCTGGAGCTGAAGAACCTGATAGTCATCTTTGCTGACACACTACAG GATTATGGTTTCACCGTGAACCGCCTGTTTGACCTGCTTTTTGAGGTCAGAGACCAGTACAATGAAACCTTGCTGAAGAAGTGGGCTCTAGTTTTCAG GGAGATCTTTGAGTTGGATAACTATAGTCCGATCCCAGTTGAGACAGAAGAGGAGTACAAACTGGTTGTCAGTCGCTTTCCCTTCCATGATGCAGAAATAGAGAAG CAGGAATTTCCAAAGAAGCTGCCGATGTCCCAGTCTGTCCCTCAGATCTACACACAGGTCAAAGAGTTAATTTACGCCAGCCTCAAGTTCTCAGAGTCACTACACCGCAG TTCAACAGAGATTGATGACATGCTGAGGAAATCAACCAACTTGCTTCTGACGAGAACACTCAGCAGTTGTCTGCAAAACCTCATTAAGAAGCCTCACACAGGACTGACAGAG CTGGTGCAAATCATCATTAACACCACCCACCTGGAGCAGGCCTGCAGGTATCTGGAGGAATTCATAACAAACATCACCAATGTCTCCCCTGAAACAGTGCACACCACAAGACTCTATGGCTTATCCACATTCAAG GATGCTCGTCATGCTGCAGAGGGAGAAATTTACACCAAACTCAACCAGAAGATTGATGAGTTTATCCAGCTTGCAGACTATGAATGGGGCATGGCTGAGTCAGATGGTCGTGCCTCTGGATACCTCATGGACCTGATCAACTTCCTGCGTTCCACCTTCCAAGTTTTCACACACCTCCCG ggtAAAGTGGCACAGACAGCTTGTATGTCAGCCTGTAAACATctgtccacatcactgatgcAAATGCTGCTGGATACAGAACTCAAACAGATCAGTATGGGAGCCATTCAGCAATTCAACCTGGATGTCattcagtgtgaat TGTTTGCAAGTTCAGAGCCCGTCCCTGGTTTCCAAGGAGACACACTCCAGCTGGCCTTCATCGACCTACGACAG CTCCTGGATCTGTTCATGGTGTGGGACTGGTCAACCTATTTGGCAGATTATGGTCAGCCAACGTGCAAATACCTGAGAGTGAATCCAGCCACTGCCTTGGCTCTACTTGAGAA gATGAAGGACACCAGTAAGAAGAACAACATTTTCTCTCAGTTCAGGAAGaatgacagagacaaacagaagcTGATAGAGACTGTGGTCAAACAGCTGAGGAGCCTGGTCAACGGCATGTCCTcctaa
- the exoc6 gene encoding exocyst complex component 6 isoform X4 — translation MAETETLECITEHERILQEIESTDTACVGPTLRSIYDDQPNAHKRFMEKLDARIRNHDREIEKMCNFHHQGFVDAITELLKVRTDAEKLMGQVTDTNRRLQDAGREVTAQTHEVICCRIQQRNMVTTVEKLQLCIPVLEMYSKLKEQLETKRYYAALKTMEQLEKVYIPRVSKYRFCQIMAENLPRLREEIKEISMSDLKDFLESIRKHSDKVGEAAMRQAQQHRTFNSAIAKQVNLGHYTKPMYSLNGRTHTHNDLMFDEDIGDEDDADEGVLTAQDLVDFSPVYRCLHIYTVLGDRETFENYYRKQRKKQARLVLQPQANMHETVEGYRRYFNQIVGFFVVEDHILHSTQGLVTRAFTDELWNMALSKIIAVLRTHSSYCDDPDLVLELKNLIVIFADTLQDYGFTVNRLFDLLFEVRDQYNETLLKKWALVFREIFELDNYSPIPVETEEEYKLVVSRFPFHDAEIEKQEFPKKLPMSQSVPQIYTQVKELIYASLKFSESLHRSSTEIDDMLRKSTNLLLTRTLSSCLQNLIKKPHTGLTELVQIIINTTHLEQACRYLEEFITNITNVSPETVHTTRLYGLSTFKDARHAAEGEIYTKLNQKIDEFIQLADYEWGMAESDGRASGYLMDLINFLRSTFQVFTHLPGKVAQTACMSACKHLSTSLMQMLLDTELKQISMGAIQQFNLDVIQCELFASSEPVPGFQGDTLQLAFIDLRQLLDLFMVWDWSTYLADYGQPTCKYLRVNPATALALLEKMKDTSKKNNIFSQFRKNDRDKQKLIETVVKQLRSLVNGMSS, via the exons ATGGCGGAGACTGAAACCCTGGAGTGTATAACGGAGCACGAGCGGATTTTACAGGAAATTGAGAGCACCGACACGGCCTGTGTTGGTCCCACTCTTCG GTCTATTTACGATGACCAGCCCAATGCACACAAACGTTTCATGGAAAAGCTGGATGCCAGGATAAGGAATCATGACCGTGAGATTGAGAAGATGTGCAATTTTCACCACCAGGGTTTTGTGGACGCCATCACAGAGCTCCTCAAAGTCCGCACTGATGCAGAGAAACTGATG ggtcaAGTGACAGACACTAATCGAAGATTACAAGATGCTGGGAGGGAG GTGACAGCGCAGACACATGAGGTGATTTGCTGTCGAATCCAACAGAGGAACATGGTCACTACTGTTGAGAAGCTCCAGCTCTGTATACCAG TACTAGAGATGTACAGCAAACTGAAAGAGCAGCTGGAAACCAAAAG ATACTATGCTGCACTAAAAACCATGGAGCAGCTAGAGAAGGTCTACATTCCCAG GGTCAGCAAATACAGATTCTGTCAAATCATGGCAGAAAATCTACCCAGGCTGAGAGAAGAGATCAAGGAGATCTCTATGTCAGACCTCAAGGACTTCCTTGAGAGCATCAGAAAACACTCCGACAAGGTTGGAGAGGCTGCCATGAGACAG GCACAGCAGCACAGGACCTTTAACAGTGCTATAGCGAAGCAGGTCAATTTGGGCCACTACACAAAGCCTATGTACTCCCTCAATGGacgaacacacactcacaacgaCCTGATGTTTGACGAGGATATAGGAGATGAAGATGACGCAGATGAAGGG GTTCTTACCGCTCAGGACCTGGTGGACTTCTCACCTGTCTACAGatgtttacacatttacacagtgcTG GGTGACCGAGAAACATTTGAGAACTACTAcaggaaacagaggaaaaaacaggCCAGACTAGTGCTGCAGCCACAGGCTAATATG CATGAGACTGTTGAGGGATACAGGAGATATTTCAACCAGATCGTAGG GTTCTTTGTTGTGGAGGACCATATCCTCCATTCCACACAAGGGCTGGTGACCAGAGCTTTCACTGATGAACTGTGGAACATGGCCCTGTCGAAAATCATCGCTGTTCTCCGCACACATTCT TCGTATTGTGATGACCCAGATCTGGTGCTGGAGCTGAAGAACCTGATAGTCATCTTTGCTGACACACTACAG GATTATGGTTTCACCGTGAACCGCCTGTTTGACCTGCTTTTTGAGGTCAGAGACCAGTACAATGAAACCTTGCTGAAGAAGTGGGCTCTAGTTTTCAG GGAGATCTTTGAGTTGGATAACTATAGTCCGATCCCAGTTGAGACAGAAGAGGAGTACAAACTGGTTGTCAGTCGCTTTCCCTTCCATGATGCAGAAATAGAGAAG CAGGAATTTCCAAAGAAGCTGCCGATGTCCCAGTCTGTCCCTCAGATCTACACACAGGTCAAAGAGTTAATTTACGCCAGCCTCAAGTTCTCAGAGTCACTACACCGCAG TTCAACAGAGATTGATGACATGCTGAGGAAATCAACCAACTTGCTTCTGACGAGAACACTCAGCAGTTGTCTGCAAAACCTCATTAAGAAGCCTCACACAGGACTGACAGAG CTGGTGCAAATCATCATTAACACCACCCACCTGGAGCAGGCCTGCAGGTATCTGGAGGAATTCATAACAAACATCACCAATGTCTCCCCTGAAACAGTGCACACCACAAGACTCTATGGCTTATCCACATTCAAG GATGCTCGTCATGCTGCAGAGGGAGAAATTTACACCAAACTCAACCAGAAGATTGATGAGTTTATCCAGCTTGCAGACTATGAATGGGGCATGGCTGAGTCAGATGGTCGTGCCTCTGGATACCTCATGGACCTGATCAACTTCCTGCGTTCCACCTTCCAAGTTTTCACACACCTCCCG ggtAAAGTGGCACAGACAGCTTGTATGTCAGCCTGTAAACATctgtccacatcactgatgcAAATGCTGCTGGATACAGAACTCAAACAGATCAGTATGGGAGCCATTCAGCAATTCAACCTGGATGTCattcagtgtgaat TGTTTGCAAGTTCAGAGCCCGTCCCTGGTTTCCAAGGAGACACACTCCAGCTGGCCTTCATCGACCTACGACAG CTCCTGGATCTGTTCATGGTGTGGGACTGGTCAACCTATTTGGCAGATTATGGTCAGCCAACGTGCAAATACCTGAGAGTGAATCCAGCCACTGCCTTGGCTCTACTTGAGAA gATGAAGGACACCAGTAAGAAGAACAACATTTTCTCTCAGTTCAGGAAGaatgacagagacaaacagaagcTGATAGAGACTGTGGTCAAACAGCTGAGGAGCCTGGTCAACGGCATGTCCTcctaa
- the exoc6 gene encoding exocyst complex component 6 isoform X3 — translation MAETETLECITEHERILQEIESTDTACVGPTLRSIYDDQPNAHKRFMEKLDARIRNHDREIEKMCNFHHQGFVDAITELLKVRTDAEKLMGQVTDTNRRLQDAGREVTAQTHEVICCRIQQRNMVTTVEKLQLCIPVLEMYSKLKEQLETKRYYAALKTMEQLEKVYIPRVSKYRFCQIMAENLPRLREEIKEISMSDLKDFLESIRKHSDKVGEAAMRQAQQHRTFNSAIAKQVNLGHYTKPMYSLNGRTHTHNDLMFDEDIGDEDDADEGVLTAQDLVDFSPVYRCLHIYTVLGDRETFENYYRKQRKKQARLVLQPQANMHETVEGYRRYFNQIVGFFVVEDHILHSTQGLVTRAFTDELWNMALSKIIAVLRTHSSYCDDPDLVLELKNLIVIFADTLQDYGFTVNRLFDLLFEVRDQYNETLLKKWALVFREIFELDNYSPIPVETEEEYKLVVSRFPFHDAEIEKQEFPKKLPMSQSVPQIYTQVKELIYASLKFSESLHRSSTEIDDMLRKSTNLLLTRTLSSCLQNLIKKPHTGLTELVQIIINTTHLEQACRYLEEFITNITNVSPETVHTTRLYGLSTFKDARHAAEGEIYTKLNQKIDEFIQLADYEWGMAESDGRASGYLMDLINFLRSTFQVFTHLPNNNNDHASMSGKVAQTACMSACKHLSTSLMQMLLDTELKQISMGAIQQFNLDVIQCELFASSEPVPGFQGDTLQLAFIDLRQLLDLFMVWDWSTYLADYGQPTCKYLRVNPATALALLEKMKDTSKKNNIFSQFRKNDRDKQKLIETVVKQLRSLVNGMSS, via the exons ATGGCGGAGACTGAAACCCTGGAGTGTATAACGGAGCACGAGCGGATTTTACAGGAAATTGAGAGCACCGACACGGCCTGTGTTGGTCCCACTCTTCG GTCTATTTACGATGACCAGCCCAATGCACACAAACGTTTCATGGAAAAGCTGGATGCCAGGATAAGGAATCATGACCGTGAGATTGAGAAGATGTGCAATTTTCACCACCAGGGTTTTGTGGACGCCATCACAGAGCTCCTCAAAGTCCGCACTGATGCAGAGAAACTGATG ggtcaAGTGACAGACACTAATCGAAGATTACAAGATGCTGGGAGGGAG GTGACAGCGCAGACACATGAGGTGATTTGCTGTCGAATCCAACAGAGGAACATGGTCACTACTGTTGAGAAGCTCCAGCTCTGTATACCAG TACTAGAGATGTACAGCAAACTGAAAGAGCAGCTGGAAACCAAAAG ATACTATGCTGCACTAAAAACCATGGAGCAGCTAGAGAAGGTCTACATTCCCAG GGTCAGCAAATACAGATTCTGTCAAATCATGGCAGAAAATCTACCCAGGCTGAGAGAAGAGATCAAGGAGATCTCTATGTCAGACCTCAAGGACTTCCTTGAGAGCATCAGAAAACACTCCGACAAGGTTGGAGAGGCTGCCATGAGACAG GCACAGCAGCACAGGACCTTTAACAGTGCTATAGCGAAGCAGGTCAATTTGGGCCACTACACAAAGCCTATGTACTCCCTCAATGGacgaacacacactcacaacgaCCTGATGTTTGACGAGGATATAGGAGATGAAGATGACGCAGATGAAGGG GTTCTTACCGCTCAGGACCTGGTGGACTTCTCACCTGTCTACAGatgtttacacatttacacagtgcTG GGTGACCGAGAAACATTTGAGAACTACTAcaggaaacagaggaaaaaacaggCCAGACTAGTGCTGCAGCCACAGGCTAATATG CATGAGACTGTTGAGGGATACAGGAGATATTTCAACCAGATCGTAGG GTTCTTTGTTGTGGAGGACCATATCCTCCATTCCACACAAGGGCTGGTGACCAGAGCTTTCACTGATGAACTGTGGAACATGGCCCTGTCGAAAATCATCGCTGTTCTCCGCACACATTCT TCGTATTGTGATGACCCAGATCTGGTGCTGGAGCTGAAGAACCTGATAGTCATCTTTGCTGACACACTACAG GATTATGGTTTCACCGTGAACCGCCTGTTTGACCTGCTTTTTGAGGTCAGAGACCAGTACAATGAAACCTTGCTGAAGAAGTGGGCTCTAGTTTTCAG GGAGATCTTTGAGTTGGATAACTATAGTCCGATCCCAGTTGAGACAGAAGAGGAGTACAAACTGGTTGTCAGTCGCTTTCCCTTCCATGATGCAGAAATAGAGAAG CAGGAATTTCCAAAGAAGCTGCCGATGTCCCAGTCTGTCCCTCAGATCTACACACAGGTCAAAGAGTTAATTTACGCCAGCCTCAAGTTCTCAGAGTCACTACACCGCAG TTCAACAGAGATTGATGACATGCTGAGGAAATCAACCAACTTGCTTCTGACGAGAACACTCAGCAGTTGTCTGCAAAACCTCATTAAGAAGCCTCACACAGGACTGACAGAG CTGGTGCAAATCATCATTAACACCACCCACCTGGAGCAGGCCTGCAGGTATCTGGAGGAATTCATAACAAACATCACCAATGTCTCCCCTGAAACAGTGCACACCACAAGACTCTATGGCTTATCCACATTCAAG GATGCTCGTCATGCTGCAGAGGGAGAAATTTACACCAAACTCAACCAGAAGATTGATGAGTTTATCCAGCTTGCAGACTATGAATGGGGCATGGCTGAGTCAGATGGTCGTGCCTCTGGATACCTCATGGACCTGATCAACTTCCTGCGTTCCACCTTCCAAGTTTTCACACACCTCCCG aataacaacaatgacCATGCTTCGATGTCG ggtAAAGTGGCACAGACAGCTTGTATGTCAGCCTGTAAACATctgtccacatcactgatgcAAATGCTGCTGGATACAGAACTCAAACAGATCAGTATGGGAGCCATTCAGCAATTCAACCTGGATGTCattcagtgtgaat TGTTTGCAAGTTCAGAGCCCGTCCCTGGTTTCCAAGGAGACACACTCCAGCTGGCCTTCATCGACCTACGACAG CTCCTGGATCTGTTCATGGTGTGGGACTGGTCAACCTATTTGGCAGATTATGGTCAGCCAACGTGCAAATACCTGAGAGTGAATCCAGCCACTGCCTTGGCTCTACTTGAGAA gATGAAGGACACCAGTAAGAAGAACAACATTTTCTCTCAGTTCAGGAAGaatgacagagacaaacagaagcTGATAGAGACTGTGGTCAAACAGCTGAGGAGCCTGGTCAACGGCATGTCCTcctaa